A genomic stretch from Haloarchaeobius amylolyticus includes:
- a CDS encoding DUF6360 family protein: MADRLLKVNAYTTLDLVDAEARGHDFTEEGFSVANVTTDDDGNVLLQLELDNMTEQHLPAHVDELSLDPDQARTLAAALEKSAETAAGGDE, encoded by the coding sequence ATGGCCGACCGACTGCTCAAGGTCAACGCGTACACGACCCTCGACCTCGTCGACGCCGAGGCGCGGGGCCACGACTTCACAGAGGAGGGCTTCTCGGTGGCGAACGTCACCACCGACGACGACGGGAACGTCCTCCTGCAACTGGAACTCGACAACATGACGGAACAGCACCTGCCCGCCCACGTCGACGAACTCTCGCTCGACCCGGACCAGGCGCGGACGCTGGCGGCGGCGCTGGAGAAGTCCGCCGAGACGGCGGCTGGCGGCGACGAGTAG
- a CDS encoding VOC family protein gives MTLGGLHHIALGVPDVPTAESFYCELFDLDVLFREGSLDGDFGALPEGMEWPEADAAGVDPGLTFVGRDDLALALAHDPSTPEGGHVDHIALTVSDAELGAICDRARELDCGVDQRETAAFVVDTYGIEWELNTSSPPPETPFKTLDV, from the coding sequence ATGACACTCGGTGGCTTACACCACATCGCCCTCGGCGTCCCGGACGTCCCCACCGCAGAATCGTTCTACTGCGAGCTGTTCGACCTCGACGTGCTGTTCCGGGAGGGGAGCCTCGACGGGGACTTCGGGGCCCTCCCCGAGGGCATGGAGTGGCCCGAAGCCGACGCCGCCGGCGTCGACCCGGGGCTGACGTTCGTCGGTCGCGACGACCTCGCGCTCGCGCTCGCCCACGACCCCTCGACGCCCGAGGGCGGTCACGTCGACCACATCGCACTGACCGTGAGCGACGCGGAACTCGGCGCCATCTGCGACCGCGCCCGCGAACTGGACTGCGGCGTCGACCAGCGCGAGACCGCCGCCTTCGTCGTCGATACCTACGGCATCGAGTGGGAACTCAACACGAGCAGTCCGCCGCCGGAGACGCCGTTCAAGACGCTCGACGTCTGA